The sequence GGGTCTTGGCGTAGACATCGTCCATGCCGGGCAGCCCCTTGCTGTGGATCTGCATCTCGTACTTCAGCTTCGCTCCGTACCGCCTCAAGAAGAACAGCTTCGTGAGGTATCCGAACTGGAGATAGGACGAGTAATCGTCCATCTGGATGTTCTTCTTCAGCCAGTTCCTGTCGATGTTGAGGTACTCCAACAGGAACGCGTAGGTCTCGGAGACGGACTTGTCGCCCAGCCACTTGTACTCCACGAAGCAGTCCTCTTCGACGAAGCCATGATGCTCCGCGTGTCCCGCCTCGTGGAAGAGCGAGTGGAAGTCCTGAACGCCTCCCTGGGGCATGATCACGAGCATGATCTTCTGCGGGATCTTTATCGGAGCGCAGAACGCCCTGGGGGACTTCTTCTCCCTCTCCTCCGTATCCAAATGGATGTTGGGCTGCTGGTCCAGGTCTATTCCGATGCCGAGGAGCGTCCGCTTGAGCGCCGGGACGGCCTCCTCCTTCTTGAAGTACGGGTCGAACTCCTTCGCTCTGAATAGGTAAGCGATGTCGTGCTTCTCGGCCTCGGCAAGAGGCACTCCTATCGGCGAGAGAAGCTCCTCCATCTTCTCCTTGTAGAGGTTCGAGGTCTGTGATATGAGGACATCCAGGCTGTCCATCAAGGACTCGAGGTCCAGGTTCCTGATGTCCCTTATGAAGTCCATGTATGTGGGATGACCCATGCTGACCGCGAGATTATGGAACTCCTCCACCCTCCCCTTGAGGACCGGGTTCAGCTCATCGAGGACCTGGTTTCTGGAATCGAAGATCGCCTGGCGGTAGTTCCGGTCGTCGGAGTTGAGCATCTTGACCACGGAGAAGCGGTAGGGCATCTCCTCGTCTCCGACCTTGATCACCTTGGAGGCCTCGATCTGCTCCTTCTTGTCCGTGAGTTCCTTCACGGCGTTCTGCAGGAGGCCGCCGGAAGACGCCGCGTACAGTTGCTTCAACCTTCTCTCGTCCTCCCCGCTCGCTTCCTGGGCCTCGGACTTCAGGAACTTGACAGTGTCCATCGTGAAGAGGTGCTCGTACTCCTTGAATATCGATGAGATATCCATGTCGTCCTTCTGCCCTGACCAGTTCATGTAGTACTCTTCATCTTCCTTCTCGTTGAAGGCTTCCAAGTCGGCCCTTATCTTCTCAATGTCCATGTCATCGACCCCTTCGCCCGATAGCCTTTCCAGATATTATCCTTTCCTATGGGCCTGACCTCAGTTTTAAATCCTATGACCATTATCGGCGAGATGTGGCAAGGATATTCATCGGCGTCGCTTGGCCATATGCCAACGGCGTCATTCACGTCGGAGGAATGGCGGGGTGCTATCTCCCGCCCGACATATTCGCTAGATATCACAGGATGAAGGGAAACGACGTCCTGATGGTCTCCGGTTCTGACATGCACGGAACGCCCACCACCGTCCGCGCGGAAGAGGAGGGAGTGGAGCCCAAGGTGATAGCGGATCGCTTTCATGAGATCAACATGAGGAGCCTAGAGAGGTTCGGGCTAAGCTTCGATCTCTTCCTGAACACGGAGCATCCGACGCACTTGGAGGTGGTCAAGGACTTCATGCTGGACCTCTGGGAGAAGGGGCACATCTACGAGAGCGATATGACGCTGCCCTTCTGCGAGAACTGCAGCCGGTACCTCCCGGACAGGTACGTGGAGGGGACCTGCCCGCACTGCGGGCATGTGGGCGCCAGGGGGGACCAGTGCGATGAGTGCGGAAAGATACTCGACCCCGAGGACCTCGTTGATCGGTACTGCGTGTTCTGCAAAGGCGCTCCGGAGATGAGGACGCGCGGCCATCTCTTCTTCAGGCTCACGGCCTTCGAGGACCAGCTCAAGGAGTACATCAAGGACAAGAACCATTGGAGGCCCAACGTTCTGAATTTCACGAGGAACTGGCTGGAGAACGGGCTCGTGGACAGACCGGTCTCGCGGGACATCAAGTGGGGGATACCTATCCCGATCAAGGGCCACGAGGACAAGATGGTGTACGTCTGGTTCGAGGCCTTCATGGGATACTTCTCCATGGCCGTGGAGTGGGCGAGGAGGCAGGGGGACCCCGACGCGTGGAAGGAATACTGGCAGAATCCCGAAGCCAGGCATTACTACTTCCTGGGGAAGGACAACATACCTTTCCACGCCATCTTCTGGCCGGCCGTCCTGATGGCCCGCGGGGGCCTGAACCTGCCCTATGATATCCCCGCGAACGAGTTCATGAGGTTCGAGGGCGCACAGTTCTCGAAGTCCAGGGGCGTGACGCTTGAGATCGACAAGGTTCTGGAGAGCTTCCCCGCGGACGCGGTGAGGTACTATCTTACGGTCAACATGCCGGAGAACAGGGATTCGGACTTCACGTGGAAAGAATTCGTCACGAGGAACAACACCGAGCTGCTGGCGACCTACGGGAACTTCGCGCACAGGGTGCTGACGTTCGTCAACAAGCACTTCGGAGAGGTCCCCCCGGTCGTCAAGACGACAACGAAGGACGACGAGGCATTGGAGAGAATCGAGGGGACGTGGAAGGAGGTGGACGACAACCTCGAGCGGGTCAAGTTGAAGGACTCGATGAAGAAGATCATGTCCCTTGCGCGATTCGGGAACCAGTACTTCGACGCGGTCGGCCCGTGGACCCTCGTGAAGGTGGACAAGGAAGCTTGCGGGACGTCACTGCACGTCGCCTTGCGGATAGTGAAGGCCCTGTGCGTGCTCTCGGCTCCGTTCCTTCCGTTCTCGTCAGCCCGACTGTGGAAGATGCTCGGGTACGAATCGGACCTGAACAGCCAGAGCTGGGAGGAGGCGGTGAGCGACGTAGAGGCGGGCCAGAAGATAGGGAAACCCTCGCCGCTCTTCAAGAAGATCGAGCTTCCGGAAGGGGAGGCCTCTGTGGAGAACCTGCTCGACATCAGGGTCGGAAAGGTCATCTCGATCGAGGACCATCCTGACGCGGAGAAGCTGTACGTGATGTCCATTGACCTGGGTGACGAGAAGAGACAGATCGTTGCGGGCCTGAAGGGCTACTACACGAGCGAAGAGCTCATGGGAAAGGACCTGGTCATGCTCTGCAACCTTCAACCCGCCAAGCTCAGGGGCGTGGAATCCAACGCGATGCTCATGGCCGCGGAGGACAAGGAGATCGTGTCCGTTCTTCTCGCGGAGGGGTCTGCCCCGGGAACCCAAGTTCTGGGGAGCAAGGGTCTTCCGGTGATCTCGTTCGAGGACTTCAAGAAGCTCAAGATCGTCGTGGCCGAGGGAGAAGGCGGGAAGAAGACCGCAGTTGTCCTCGACGAGGGGAGAACCGTCCCGCTCAAGGCAGAAGGGAGCCCCGTCACGCTGCACAGGGACGTTCCGGCAGGATCTCAGGTCAAGTGATCCAGATGAAGATGGACCTACACATACACTCTGCGTTCTCATCGGACGGCAGGGAGAAGCCCAAGGACATCGTGACCTACGCAAGGAAGATGAGGCTGGATGGGATCGCCATCCTGGACCACAACGAGATCCGCGGGTCCCTGAGGGCCTATGAGATGTGCAAGGGGTTCGACGACTTCCTGGTTGTCAGGGGCATTGAGGTGTCGACCGAGGCGGGTCACATCGTCGCCTACGGCGTGGATGAGCTGATACCCACACATCTGACCATCGAGGAGACGGCGGAGAAGATCAGAGACCTTGGCGGGATCTCGGTCGCACCGCACCCGCATAGATTCTGGTCCGGGATTGGCGGGAAATCCGTCACCGCGGAGAGCTTCGCGGCGGTCGAGGTCCAGAACGCCCGCTGCACTGAGAGGAACAACAAGAGGTCCAGGAGGCTCGCGGACAGGCTCCACCTGGGCCAAACGGGCGGTACGGACTCCCACGCCCTCAGTGAGATCGGAAAGGCGTACACGCTGTTGAAGGGCAACCCTGCAAGCGAGGACGACGTGATCGAGGAGATTGTGAAGCGCAGGACGACCGCTGAGGGGGAGAACAGGCAAATGCGGGAGACACTGGACTACGTCTACTCATCCGTCACAAAGTGGATGAAAAGGGGCATGAAGAAAATCTAGAGGTGCTGCTGAAGCTCCTCGGTCCTCTTGTTCAGCTCGTCGATTATCTTGCTCTCGTCGATGTCCCTGGAGGCGATCACGACATACAGCGCCTTCGGCCCGTCGCTGACGACCAGGACCTGCGTGCTCTCCAAGCAGATCCCGATGTTCCTGAGACCCTCGTTCAGCTCGGAAGTCGCCGTCTCAGCGGCACCGAGAAGGATGGCGAACATGGCGACGAACGTCTCCACGTGCGCACCCTCGGGAAGATCCCCCGCGATGTGCACCCCCGTGCGTGAGACCAGAATCAGGCTCGAGATCCCCTCGAGACTTTTCACTTCGTCCAAAATCTTCTCGATCGCCTCGACGTCTACCATCGAATCCTCAACCCTTGAATCTTCACGAGTCTCGCCGCTGGCTTCCTCCTGAAGGCTCAGAAATGAGAAGGGCAGAATGTAGATAAAGCTTTTCGTCCCCGCCTAGATTTCCTTAAGGCGGCTGTGCAGCTTGACGGCGCTCTCCACGGCCGTCTTCGCCCTCTCTATCCTGGCCTCGGCCTGCAGTCTTCCCATTCCCGGACCTGTGATCCCAAGGCCCACTGGCTTGTCGAACTCAACGGAGAGGTCGGTTATCTTCCTGCTCGCCTGACCCATCACGATCTCGTCGTGCTCCGTCTCCCCCTCGATTACCGCGCCCAACACGACAGCGCCATCGATGTCCTTCCTGGAGAGGAGCTTCTTCAGGGCTATGGGTGTGTCATAGACACCGGGCACCTTCACAACCTTCTTGACCGTGGCCCCAAGAAAGGCCGCGTGGTCCTTGGCTCTCTCCAACATGTCCATGGTGATGTCGAAGTTGAACTCGCTCACGATTATTCCTAGGTTCATTTCATACCTCCAAAGGTCCTGCGTCCTCGAACCCCTGCCTCGCGCCCTTGCCGGCCTTCCGCCTGAGCTTCTCGGGCTTGAAGAGTAGGTTGAAGACGTTCTCGGCATGCTCACGTGTCCTTCTATCGGCGAGCCATGCCAATTCCTTCTCGTTCTTGCCCTCGTCCTCGTGGACGAAGACCTCTATGATGTGGTGATTCGTAAGAAGCTGCGTCTGAATGAGACCCAGCGAGGCCTCATGGGCACACTGCTTGTCGATGGGCTGTGCCCCGGGCATCCCCAGGGCCATTACTATGTCGCAGCTCTGTTCCTCGAACAGCATCTTGGTGGCAACGGGGAGGTCCTTGATCCCCGGGACCGTGTAGCGGATGATCTTATACCCGGCGCCGAGCTGCTTGAGCTCGTCGACCGCGCTCGCGGCCATGTCGAATCGTGCGAACGTCGTGTCCGCTATGCCAATCCGCTTCACATTCGACCCTCGATTGCATCCAGCTTCGCCTTGACCTTGTACCAGGCGACGACCTTCTGGATTATCTTCCGAGTTCCGTCCAGGTCCGTACCGAGCTTGGACAGGCGCACGACCTCGACGCCGAGCCCCCTCTTCTCGAGCTCCGCCCTTATCGCCTCCTCGTCGTGCTTCTGGTCATATCCTAGCGCGATGATGTCGGGCTTGATTCCCTCGACGACATCGAACATGTCGCCTTCCTTTCCCAGGACGGCCTCGTCGACCGGCTTCAATGCGTTGACGAGCTCACACCTCACGTCCTCAGTTGTTATGGGCTCGTGCTTCTCCTTCCTCACGGTCGAGTCCCTTGCCACGACGACGATGAGCTCGTCCCCGAGCTTCTTGGCTTCCTCGAGATAATGCAGATGACCTGTGTGAAGCAGATCGAAAACGCCTGATGCCATTACTCTGACCATTCCTTCCACGCCTCCACTACCTGATGTCCTTCGAGGAAGACCAAATCCCTTTCGTTCGCGTATCGTCTTGCATCTTCCTTGCTGCGCGCCCTTCCCCCGTCGTCCATCATCTCGCATATCGTGGCGCTCGGGGTCAATCCCGCCATCGCTACCAGAGCGGTGCACAGCTCCGTGTGGCCCCTTCGGGACCGGAGTACTGGGTTGGCGACGTTCAGGAGGCTCACGTGGCCCGGCGAGCGGAATTCCCGCCCGAATTCGTTGATTGCCGTCTCCCCGTCGAGCGACTCGACACGCTTGGCGAAATTCGCGAACTTCGATATGGTCAGCGCCCTGTCCGAATCCGTGATCCCAGTGTACGTCTTCCGGTGATTTATCGTGATCCCGAACGCTGACTTCTCATCGTATGGGATGTCGTTCGGTACAAGACTCCTCAGAACTGGAACATCGCTCCCCTCGTTCCACAGCAGGTCCGCGAGAAAGGGCAGACCCAGTCTCTTCTTCGTTTCCGGGGGGACCGTGACGCATATCAGCCCGCCGCCGTCCTTCCTCATCGTCCTTATGATGTCGGGTGTGACGAACTGTGACGCGATCGTGAGGTCGGTCTCTTCTTCCCGCCCCTCGGCATCGAACACGAGAACCACCTTCCCGCACTGCAGGTCCTCGATCGCCTTCTCGACTTCTGGATGCGTCATACTAGGCTCTAATTCCCTCCGTCCATATTAGCTTTGTTGTAGCTACCAATCTCATGGTAGGAAATCGTCAAGCATTATCTATTGGGTGGCGATACAGAACGGGATGAGCGTCGACGCAGACATCGAGAAGATTGACCGATCTGACATGCTCCAGGTCATCTACTCGCTCCCTGACCAGATCGAGAAGGGGCTGGACATCGAAGTGGAGTTCAGCGCACCCGGGAACGTCATCGTGGCTGGCGTGGGCGGCTCCGCGATCGCCGCCGA comes from Candidatus Thermoplasmatota archaeon and encodes:
- the metG gene encoding methionine--tRNA ligase, giving the protein MARIFIGVAWPYANGVIHVGGMAGCYLPPDIFARYHRMKGNDVLMVSGSDMHGTPTTVRAEEEGVEPKVIADRFHEINMRSLERFGLSFDLFLNTEHPTHLEVVKDFMLDLWEKGHIYESDMTLPFCENCSRYLPDRYVEGTCPHCGHVGARGDQCDECGKILDPEDLVDRYCVFCKGAPEMRTRGHLFFRLTAFEDQLKEYIKDKNHWRPNVLNFTRNWLENGLVDRPVSRDIKWGIPIPIKGHEDKMVYVWFEAFMGYFSMAVEWARRQGDPDAWKEYWQNPEARHYYFLGKDNIPFHAIFWPAVLMARGGLNLPYDIPANEFMRFEGAQFSKSRGVTLEIDKVLESFPADAVRYYLTVNMPENRDSDFTWKEFVTRNNTELLATYGNFAHRVLTFVNKHFGEVPPVVKTTTKDDEALERIEGTWKEVDDNLERVKLKDSMKKIMSLARFGNQYFDAVGPWTLVKVDKEACGTSLHVALRIVKALCVLSAPFLPFSSARLWKMLGYESDLNSQSWEEAVSDVEAGQKIGKPSPLFKKIELPEGEASVENLLDIRVGKVISIEDHPDAEKLYVMSIDLGDEKRQIVAGLKGYYTSEELMGKDLVMLCNLQPAKLRGVESNAMLMAAEDKEIVSVLLAEGSAPGTQVLGSKGLPVISFEDFKKLKIVVAEGEGGKKTAVVLDEGRTVPLKAEGSPVTLHRDVPAGSQVK
- a CDS encoding CehA/McbA family metallohydrolase, which gives rise to MKMDLHIHSAFSSDGREKPKDIVTYARKMRLDGIAILDHNEIRGSLRAYEMCKGFDDFLVVRGIEVSTEAGHIVAYGVDELIPTHLTIEETAEKIRDLGGISVAPHPHRFWSGIGGKSVTAESFAAVEVQNARCTERNNKRSRRLADRLHLGQTGGTDSHALSEIGKAYTLLKGNPASEDDVIEEIVKRRTTAEGENRQMRETLDYVYSSVTKWMKRGMKKI
- a CDS encoding roadblock/LC7 domain-containing protein — its product is MVDVEAIEKILDEVKSLEGISSLILVSRTGVHIAGDLPEGAHVETFVAMFAILLGAAETATSELNEGLRNIGICLESTQVLVVSDGPKALYVVIASRDIDESKIIDELNKRTEELQQHL
- the ribH gene encoding 6,7-dimethyl-8-ribityllumazine synthase, with the protein product MNLGIIVSEFNFDITMDMLERAKDHAAFLGATVKKVVKVPGVYDTPIALKKLLSRKDIDGAVVLGAVIEGETEHDEIVMGQASRKITDLSVEFDKPVGLGITGPGMGRLQAEARIERAKTAVESAVKLHSRLKEI
- the ribC gene encoding riboflavin synthase, coding for MKRIGIADTTFARFDMAASAVDELKQLGAGYKIIRYTVPGIKDLPVATKMLFEEQSCDIVMALGMPGAQPIDKQCAHEASLGLIQTQLLTNHHIIEVFVHEDEGKNEKELAWLADRRTREHAENVFNLLFKPEKLRRKAGKGARQGFEDAGPLEV
- a CDS encoding FAD synthase, which codes for MVRVMASGVFDLLHTGHLHYLEEAKKLGDELIVVVARDSTVRKEKHEPITTEDVRCELVNALKPVDEAVLGKEGDMFDVVEGIKPDIIALGYDQKHDEEAIRAELEKRGLGVEVVRLSKLGTDLDGTRKIIQKVVAWYKVKAKLDAIEGRM
- the ribB gene encoding 3,4-dihydroxy-2-butanone-4-phosphate synthase, with the protein product MTHPEVEKAIEDLQCGKVVLVFDAEGREEETDLTIASQFVTPDIIRTMRKDGGGLICVTVPPETKKRLGLPFLADLLWNEGSDVPVLRSLVPNDIPYDEKSAFGITINHRKTYTGITDSDRALTISKFANFAKRVESLDGETAINEFGREFRSPGHVSLLNVANPVLRSRRGHTELCTALVAMAGLTPSATICEMMDDGGRARSKEDARRYANERDLVFLEGHQVVEAWKEWSE